From Xylanibacter oryzae DSM 17970, a single genomic window includes:
- a CDS encoding SusC/RagA family TonB-linked outer membrane protein yields MAFLSFFSVQTVMAATNELQQQSLITGTVVDAQGEPVIGATITVVGGSATQGTITDLDGAFNIKAKAGAKLKISYVGYDTQTVSAHSGMKVTLVENTTMLQNVEVVAYGVQKKVTVTGALSSVKGEDLVRTPVSSVNNVLAGQLSGVTSVQYSGEPGNDAASIFVRGQATFNNSSPLVQVDGVERSMNDVDPNEIESITVLKDASATAVFGVRGANGVILITTKRGQEGKAKISATTSFSILTPTKMVEQANSYEYATFYNQMKDNDGKPRLFSDVVIQKFKDHSDPIRYPDTKWDDYIMKKSTLQTQHNISISGGTKTARYFINVGFFTQGGLFKEFGLPMNYGYEYNRFNYRSNLDLDITKTTTISFNVAGNVSTANNPMTSGGSSGLIKAMYEATPFSSPGLVDGKLVTSATNYADMGTDQLPFVGGSGMTYYAYSGSRAGFNQNNTNKSQIDLQLSQKLDFLTKGLLFKIKGSYNSTYYVTKNGTMDRALYTPVLLKDGTIGYKRTGTDGSQISYGDETTDKDRDWYFETSLNYSHSFGLHNLSALVLYNQSKTYYPAAYSDIPHGYVGLVGRVTYDWNNRYMAEFNVGHNGSENFAQGKRFGTFPAGSIGWVASEEPFWKPLKKFISFLKLRASWGLVGNDQYGSDNSVRFMYMPDPYYVNSTSYLSRGGYAYNFGVNNGTVTKGAYEGPKNNPNVTWEKAFKQDYGVDVNFLDDRLRGTFDYYREHRTNILLNDYTAPSIIGFTVPLANLGVVNSWGWELSLKWQDQIGKDFRYWAGINLSYNQNKVVEEKEKPYSNDYQYAKGHRIGARSQYLFFEYYENPSANNIGTAARYKAKYGENLPTQIVADNLQPGDAVYVDLNHDGVINADDMSRDYGHTDDPQYIGGLTFGFSWKNLSLNTQWTAAWDVSRMLSGVFMEPFLCSSNNDQGGLLKYQVEHTWTADNPSQNAEYPRATWANASQNYVASTLYEKDSKYLRLKTLQIAYDFNFPFMKRIGMNQLQLALSGYNLLTFTPYLWGDPETRASSSPSYPLQRTYTLSLKIGF; encoded by the coding sequence ATGGCATTTCTGTCTTTCTTTAGTGTTCAGACTGTAATGGCTGCCACAAATGAATTGCAACAGCAAAGCCTCATTACAGGAACAGTTGTTGATGCTCAAGGAGAACCGGTTATCGGTGCAACCATAACGGTTGTGGGTGGTAGTGCCACACAGGGTACTATTACAGATCTTGATGGAGCCTTTAATATTAAGGCTAAAGCCGGTGCAAAACTTAAAATTTCATATGTTGGTTACGATACTCAGACAGTATCTGCACATAGTGGAATGAAAGTTACATTGGTAGAGAACACTACTATGTTGCAGAATGTAGAGGTCGTTGCCTACGGAGTGCAGAAGAAAGTTACCGTTACAGGTGCTCTTTCAAGTGTAAAAGGCGAAGACCTTGTACGTACACCGGTAAGTTCTGTAAACAATGTCCTTGCCGGACAATTAAGTGGTGTTACTTCAGTACAGTATTCAGGTGAGCCAGGAAATGATGCTGCTAGCATCTTTGTTCGTGGACAGGCTACATTCAACAATTCAAGTCCACTTGTACAGGTTGATGGTGTGGAGCGTTCAATGAACGATGTAGACCCCAATGAAATTGAGAGTATAACAGTATTGAAAGATGCATCCGCTACAGCCGTATTTGGTGTACGTGGTGCTAATGGCGTTATTCTTATCACGACCAAACGTGGTCAGGAAGGAAAGGCTAAAATATCAGCCACAACATCTTTCAGTATATTGACTCCTACTAAAATGGTAGAACAGGCCAACTCATATGAGTATGCTACATTCTACAACCAGATGAAGGACAATGATGGAAAACCGAGATTATTTTCAGATGTTGTTATTCAAAAATTCAAAGATCACTCAGATCCAATCCGTTATCCGGATACGAAGTGGGATGATTACATAATGAAAAAATCAACTCTTCAGACACAGCATAATATCAGTATTTCTGGTGGAACAAAGACTGCACGTTACTTTATTAATGTAGGTTTCTTCACACAGGGCGGTCTGTTCAAAGAATTTGGATTGCCAATGAATTATGGATACGAGTACAATAGGTTCAATTATCGTAGTAATCTTGACCTTGACATTACAAAGACAACAACAATCTCATTTAATGTTGCCGGTAATGTAAGTACTGCAAATAACCCAATGACTAGTGGTGGATCTTCAGGCCTTATCAAAGCAATGTATGAGGCTACTCCTTTTTCTAGTCCAGGCTTGGTTGATGGTAAATTAGTTACTTCTGCAACAAATTATGCCGATATGGGTACAGACCAGTTGCCTTTTGTTGGTGGATCTGGTATGACATATTATGCCTATAGTGGAAGTCGAGCAGGATTTAATCAGAATAATACTAACAAAAGTCAGATAGACCTTCAGTTATCTCAAAAACTCGATTTCCTTACAAAGGGTTTGCTCTTTAAGATTAAAGGTTCTTATAACAGTACATATTATGTAACTAAAAACGGAACAATGGATAGAGCCCTTTATACTCCTGTATTGTTGAAAGATGGTACTATTGGATATAAGAGAACCGGTACAGATGGCTCTCAAATATCATATGGTGATGAAACTACAGATAAAGACCGTGACTGGTATTTCGAAACATCTTTGAATTATAGTCATTCATTTGGTTTGCACAACTTGTCTGCTTTAGTTTTGTACAACCAGAGCAAGACATATTATCCTGCTGCTTATTCAGATATCCCTCACGGATATGTCGGTTTAGTTGGTCGTGTTACTTACGACTGGAACAACCGTTATATGGCCGAGTTCAATGTTGGTCATAATGGTTCAGAGAACTTTGCACAGGGCAAACGTTTTGGTACATTCCCTGCAGGTTCTATTGGTTGGGTAGCCAGTGAGGAACCATTTTGGAAACCATTAAAAAAGTTCATAAGTTTCTTGAAGTTACGTGCTAGTTGGGGTCTTGTTGGTAACGACCAATATGGAAGTGACAACAGTGTACGTTTTATGTATATGCCAGACCCATATTATGTTAATAGCACAAGCTATCTTTCACGTGGTGGATATGCATATAACTTCGGTGTAAATAATGGTACTGTTACCAAAGGTGCTTACGAAGGTCCCAAAAACAATCCAAATGTAACATGGGAAAAAGCCTTTAAACAGGATTATGGCGTAGATGTTAATTTCTTGGACGATCGTTTGCGTGGTACATTCGACTATTATCGTGAGCACCGTACTAATATTTTGCTTAATGATTACACGGCCCCTAGCATTATCGGATTTACAGTTCCTCTTGCTAACCTTGGTGTCGTAAATAGTTGGGGCTGGGAATTGTCTCTTAAATGGCAGGATCAAATAGGTAAAGACTTCCGCTATTGGGCAGGAATTAACCTTTCATACAACCAGAATAAGGTAGTAGAAGAGAAAGAAAAGCCATATAGCAACGACTATCAGTATGCTAAAGGTCATCGTATTGGTGCTCGTAGTCAATATTTGTTCTTTGAGTATTATGAAAATCCTTCTGCCAATAATATTGGTACCGCAGCTAGATATAAAGCAAAGTATGGTGAAAATCTTCCTACCCAGATTGTCGCAGACAATCTCCAACCAGGTGATGCTGTATATGTAGATTTAAATCATGATGGTGTTATTAATGCAGATGATATGAGTCGTGATTATGGTCATACAGATGATCCTCAATATATAGGTGGATTAACTTTTGGTTTCTCATGGAAAAACTTGTCCTTAAATACACAGTGGACTGCTGCTTGGGATGTTAGCCGTATGCTTTCTGGTGTCTTTATGGAGCCATTCCTCTGCTCTTCTAATAATGATCAAGGTGGATTGCTTAAATATCAAGTTGAACATACATGGACAGCCGATAATCCTTCTCAAAATGCAGAATATCCACGTGCGACATGGGCTAATGCATCTCAAAATTATGTAGCATCTACATTATATGAAAAGGATAGTAAATATCTTCGTCTTAAAACGTTGCAAATAGCTTACGATTTCAATTTCCCATTTATGAAGCGTATTGGTATGAATCAGTTACAGCTGGCGTTAAGTGGATACAACCTCCTGACTTTCACCCCTTATCTTTGGGGCGATCCTGAGACCAGAGCAAGTAGTTCACCTTCATATCCATTGCAGAGAACTTATACTCTTAGTTTAAAGATCGGTTTCTAA
- a CDS encoding RagB/SusD family nutrient uptake outer membrane protein, whose product MKLNNKFFIGAVVAFAASIGFSSCTDNIAFGNSFLEKAPGGNATQDTIFNNPEYTRQFLAGIYTLQYYGLPWRSSNDAPQSANYFNGQVESLSDCFELPFSKSTIWNQYYQGSFNAAAASSTGGVYGFLTENTWVLVRRAYELIENINRVPNMEQDEKDRLVAESKCLIASAYFNMFRHYGGLPLITGTFTTSESSYGVQMPRASVEKTVNFMVNLLDDAAKTSSLPWAYGADDAASETGHWTKAGAMALKCKILQFAASPLFNSDKGYYGNTTDAEKDSLVWYGGYDRSRWTACKNACKDFFDALAANGTYKLVQPTANTQEAYRYAYRSAYWDQGSPEILHSVRVTNSQKDSQYQWLYLRGNDRLAYCLTEEYAEMFPWADGTPFDFNAAKSAGKLDQMFVKGDTVKNQQMLQHRVYTRDPRLYETADVNGALQVVNDANGNTSGANYEIWVGGTQGGTGQKTATGCYATGYRINKYVVGDIMYSSSHYPQWDVLRLSDIYLVYAEALLQADDDNVDAIKYVDNVRSRVGLKGLVQCNPTKDLTTNKANLLDEIMRERACELGFEDTRYFDMVRYKRADLFAKTLHGLRIYRLVKNTTTGVWERSESQWYNGDRPSAKQGTPSYYEPSHFDYEVFPITNGARAWWSSFDNKWFLQPFPSTEVNKGYGLIQNPGW is encoded by the coding sequence ATGAAACTAAATAATAAATTTTTTATCGGGGCTGTTGTAGCGTTTGCTGCATCTATAGGCTTTAGTTCGTGTACCGATAATATAGCTTTTGGAAATTCTTTTTTGGAAAAAGCTCCTGGCGGTAATGCTACTCAGGATACTATTTTCAATAATCCAGAATACACGAGGCAGTTTTTGGCAGGTATTTATACTTTGCAGTATTATGGATTGCCATGGCGTTCATCTAATGATGCACCACAATCTGCCAATTACTTTAATGGTCAGGTAGAGTCTCTGTCTGATTGCTTTGAGCTGCCATTTTCAAAATCTACAATATGGAATCAATATTATCAAGGATCATTTAATGCAGCAGCTGCATCTAGTACTGGTGGCGTTTATGGATTCCTTACAGAGAATACATGGGTTCTTGTGCGTAGAGCTTACGAATTGATAGAAAATATCAATAGAGTTCCTAATATGGAGCAGGATGAAAAAGATCGTTTGGTTGCAGAATCAAAATGTCTTATTGCTTCTGCTTATTTCAATATGTTCCGTCATTATGGTGGTTTACCATTGATTACCGGAACTTTTACTACTTCTGAGTCTTCATATGGTGTACAAATGCCACGTGCTTCAGTAGAAAAGACCGTAAATTTCATGGTCAATTTGCTTGATGATGCTGCTAAGACAAGTTCTTTACCTTGGGCATATGGTGCTGATGATGCTGCTTCTGAAACAGGCCATTGGACAAAGGCTGGAGCAATGGCTCTTAAATGTAAAATACTTCAGTTTGCTGCATCTCCATTATTCAATTCAGATAAAGGATATTATGGAAATACAACTGATGCAGAAAAAGATAGTCTGGTATGGTATGGCGGTTATGATAGAAGCCGTTGGACAGCATGTAAAAATGCTTGTAAGGATTTCTTTGATGCATTAGCTGCAAATGGTACTTACAAACTTGTACAGCCTACAGCAAATACACAAGAGGCATACCGTTATGCATACCGTTCTGCATATTGGGATCAGGGTAGCCCAGAGATACTTCATTCTGTTCGTGTAACCAACTCACAGAAAGACTCACAATATCAGTGGCTTTATTTGAGAGGTAACGATCGTCTTGCTTATTGTCTTACAGAAGAATATGCCGAAATGTTCCCTTGGGCTGATGGTACACCATTTGATTTTAATGCGGCTAAGAGTGCAGGGAAACTTGATCAGATGTTTGTAAAGGGCGATACTGTTAAAAATCAGCAGATGTTGCAGCATAGAGTTTATACACGAGATCCACGTCTTTACGAAACTGCAGATGTTAATGGAGCTTTACAGGTCGTTAATGATGCAAATGGTAATACTTCAGGTGCAAACTATGAAATTTGGGTAGGTGGTACCCAAGGAGGAACTGGCCAGAAAACAGCAACAGGTTGCTATGCAACAGGCTATCGTATAAATAAATACGTTGTTGGTGACATCATGTATTCTTCTTCGCATTATCCTCAGTGGGATGTACTTCGTTTGTCAGATATCTATTTGGTATATGCAGAAGCTTTATTGCAGGCAGATGATGACAATGTTGATGCTATTAAATATGTAGACAATGTACGTAGTCGTGTTGGGCTTAAGGGACTTGTTCAATGTAATCCTACAAAGGACTTAACAACAAACAAAGCAAATTTGTTAGACGAAATAATGCGTGAACGTGCATGCGAGCTTGGTTTTGAAGATACTCGTTATTTTGATATGGTTCGTTACAAACGTGCTGATTTGTTTGCAAAGACATTACATGGCCTTCGTATTTATCGTTTGGTTAAGAATACAACTACCGGTGTTTGGGAGAGATCAGAGTCACAGTGGTATAATGGTGACAGACCCTCAGCAAAGCAAGGCACACCTTCATATTATGAACCTTCTCATTTTGATTACGAAGTATTCCCGATAACTAATGGTGCTCGTGCTTGGTGGAGTAGCTTTGATAATAAATGGTTCTTACAGCCGTTCCCATCAACAGAAGTTAACAAAGGTTATGGATTAATTCAAAATCCGGGATGGTGA